The window AGAAACTTCACCTTCAGCAGTAGGAGGACATAAAGGCTAAACAAAAACTTACAATAGATTTACGGACCCCATTATTATTGgaataacaatgaaaaaggatatacagcaaattatttcagaatatGCAGGGCAGTTTCAGTTAcggaaataacgagaaaaatcCCAAGAAACCAATGATAATCACGGATACTCAGGTCGTGCTTTTGATAAAGTATCCATGACATTGGTAGGACCACTACctgcaacaaaaagaaagaacatatatattttaacaatacagGATCTATTGACTAAGTATTCAGTTGCCATACCTTTACATGAAGCTACTTCATTAACAATAGCTGatgcttttattaaacattttatttgtttgtatgGAACACctaagataattttaacgGATCAAGGTGCCAATTTTTTGTCttctttaatgagaaatattacaaagaatttaatatcagACATTTGAAAACTACAGCTTACCATCCACAATCAAACGGATCTATAGAACGATCACACCACGTGTTAATAGAATATCTTAAGTTACAAATCAGTAAAGACAATGAATGGGACGAATACATACCTATGGCtatgttttcttataatacGAGTGTACACGAGAGTACTCAGTACTCCCCATTTCAGTTAGTATTCGGGCGAATACCTCGTACCCCAAGCTCTTTTGTTCCCACAGAGGAAGAAACGGATATAACATATTgcgaatatttaacaaatttgtttcataagttaaacgaaatacaggaaatggccagacaaaatttgatacaatcaaaAGAACGAAGCAAGCGATATTATGACAGACAAGTGCGCCCATATGATTTTAAGGAGGGGGATAACGTCTTCTTATTGAAAGAACCACGTAAAGGGAAATTCGCTGACCAATACACTGGACCCTATCAAATAGTGGAAATATTACCACccaataatgcaaaaattttgtttcaaaatcaACCCCGAGTAGTCCATATGGACAAACTCAAAATATCCCATGTAGATCCTGGATGAGCcctaattattttgtatgtttCAGGATTAAAGACTTGAGCCGAGCTCAAAACATGAACCTGGCAATCGTCAGTTGTTTCATCACACAACAACGTGAGGCATCACGATAGCTGAGCTTcaacatttgtttattaatcatAAGGCATTACACATTTTAGgattactaattaaataagtaaagttTTCATGTGTATAGGAATTAAGCAACAGAGCGGTACTAGAACTCGCTctaaaatattagaatatctTCAAAGACTTTCAATAGCTACTTGCGTTCAGACCTCAGGTCTTTACAGATTTCCAGATACCAAGGTACTTTGTTCTTTTTGCTATAATAGATAtccacaattatttaataattattatattccatatatatatCGGCACGAGTTAGTTATAGGAACTCATAAACCACAGGTTTTGTGTGAATTATGTCACGTACCATTATTAACATACGCGCCAATTCAAAATTGTGCATACTGCAACGACATACTTACAGCACTCACTGAACAGTTACGGGCAAATAACGaggatttttatgatataccCAATCCTACTGTGGTACGTTGGGTAGATAACGAAATCCAGCTATATCCTCTTAGGATGgggtagaaaaaaaaaaaaaaaaaaaaaaaaaaaaaatcttaGATTTTTGCAATGCAGAGCATTAACCCTAACGGGCTGATAATCCATCATTTGAAATATGAATCATTGTGtattcagaattattattttaaacatattaatacGGGAGATATAAGTTGTGCCGCTTGTATTTACAATAATCCAGATATTGGATTTTCAGCttacgaatttattttcaacacggattaatattaaaccaaCGCAATTCGTTAGATTTTCTAACTGCTTGCTCGGATTGTGGAAAGATATTAACGTTTCATAAACACATTCGCGGAAACGGATGTATTGAATgtactaatatattaaatgactttttttcagatataacTGATGTTACCTTAACTCAAATTTTGGATAATGAAAATCCAactttaataacaatagagtTCCGTAGAAATGCTAATTTTCCTTAATTGATTAAACTttgtaaagggaaaaatagcattagacataaatacatgtcatcattaatataagaaataattttaaggctatataatgaataatcatgCGCAGTCTAGTAAGACTTTAGACCCGCTAGTTTTAAATCAGGCAAAATGCATAGTTAATATTAAGGTTGTACATCGATTAACAcgacatttatattgtatgtccTGTTTTAGTAAGGAAAGCAATActagtaattttgaaattattattacgcattacatTGCCAGCGGGACCGTAGATTTAGGAACCTGCGTAAGTTGCAACGAGCAACTTTTCAGAAACGACCCATGAGTTATTGTATACATTGCAAGAGTATTTATAGAGAACTTTTGGGACATGACAACTTAAATAGGATTGATATGTCAAACACAGATTTTTTGTATAACACATACACGAAaaactttgaatatataaaacctaagtcggaataataaaataattataatggcgGAAGTTAATTTGGTTAAATGTGTACGAGTTTATCGAGTTCTGAATGAACAAGATCGGAAATATTATTgcgtattttgttggcacaatcaaatatttttacccagcattaatattgaaacttcGGTTGGCCCTATGGAAGGAATATTCCAGacactacattattttacaaattgttttaatacaatgATTTTCCGATGTGCCatgtgtaacaataaattatccgatattgttatgatagatcaatgtgaaagatgttacttaaaatttaggaatTTAAGAACACGAGGCCAATTACAAGATTCAGATTTGTTAACTacttgtttcatttataatttggaaaataatgagctAACACACTCATGCGTGTCAGGTTGAAAGCATATGGTAACACCATACGAATTAttggcaatatttattaagctgaataattgtaacattgtCCATAGAACAATGAAGCCGTTATCAGGAATTATGTTATTCGTATTAATCCCCACAACCTACGGACTCATTGGATTCGATTGTGGAGGTCAGCATTTAAATGTAACCACAGTATCATTGCTAGGTGTCAGAGACTGTGAACTTAAGCACCAATCGTTAAATACATCTGACACACACATTCAGTTACTACAACTCGCGGAATATAATTACGTGGAAGTGATACAGTGCAAAGTTGAAATATCGCGAGTGATACAGTACTGTGGAATGCATTCGCATATATCAGCTGTAGCCAATGCACGACTAGAGTACCTACAGGAAGTTTCCAGAGTCAAGTGCTACCACGCTTTTCAGGAAGGGACCTTCTCCATAGGACTGGGAGGGATCGTCACCAAACTGAAGCCTAATACTACCACCGTTCACAGCATCCTGCTTGCCGGAACGATAAACCATGATGGAACCTGCAAGGGTACACAATTCTCCGACCCTTACGGGACTTGGCACAACGTCGTAGTAGATGGAACTGTACGGATATCATTAAAGTCATCCTATGTTCCTGTGCACCTAAATTCTGGAAAAGTAATGCTAAGATCAGGAACTGTCTGCACACTGAGCGACGGTTTTTGCATCGATTTTGACGATGGATATTCATATTGGAAACCGATGCCCACATCGTCTTGCAATTTCCACCAGTACAACGTACTGTATGAAGGAACGGCAGTTAAAATGAATGGAATAATGGATACCATTCATCAGACTATTTATACTCTTGTCAGTCAGGATACAACTTTTGCCTTGACAGCAGGAGGAAGTCAAGCCGTGTGTGGATACACCCTACTCACCACGGAGCATCCTAAACTATTTATCTTGGAGGCAGAAAAGGGAAACACCTTCGCGGAGCGAAGAGACATCCCTGTGGAGAACCTCGATATTTTCACCTACGTCAACTCTAAATTCGTGTACGTAGAAAAACATATACGACATCAGATGACATCGTTGTATCGTGACGTTATTCAACAACGTTGCGAGTTGGAAAAGGAAGTGTTAAAAAACACACTGTCCTTCGCTACTCTTCAGCCAGACGAATTCGCTTATCGGCTCATGAAAGGACCAGGTTACATGGCCGTCACTGCAGGGGAAGCCGTTCATGTCATCAAGTGTATACCAGTGGACGTCATCGTACGCCGCACTAAGGAATGTTATATTGAGCTACCGGTTACAGTACGCAACACTTCCCTCTTTATCACACCAAAATCACACGTGTTGACCAAGATGGGAACCATACGAGAGTGTAGCTACGAATTGCCAACCCTTTATCGAATTGAGGATACATGGATTGAACTTATTCCGGAGCCACGTGTTCGCAGAACATCGTTGCAGCAGTTACAACCTATGACAAGTATGtcatggaattatttaacgcCGGGACCACTAGCTTCCAGCGGAATATATTCCCAGGCGGATCTTGATAAAATCAGGGATCATATAATGTTCCCTGCTGAAAAGCCAGCGTTACTTAACAGCATGGCTCGTGGAATCACCGGACACGTCATGCCTGACGATACCATGTCCATTTACAACTTATTGGATGAAGcatcattaaacaaaattgctgaGTCAACTGCTAAACGGATCTGGGGCGGATTCATCACATTTGGATCAGCCACAGCTGGAGTTTTTGGAGTATTATTAGTAGTACGACTAATCAAGCTAGCCATCGACACGATGATACATGGTTATGCTCTACATTCAGCCTACGGATGCAGTCTGTACGTGCTAGGAGCTATCTGGAGCTCCTTGACTCATCTGCTACTCTATTTGGCCAGAGGTACAGCCAAACGCAGCCACACAGATGGACGAGCAGATCCCGAGGAACAACGATCATCGGAACCTGTGGAACCAGTATTATCGCAGTCTTTGTCGCAGAACAACCCTAGCAATCAGTCAACTTCGCCGCAGGTGACTGACAGTGAAACCATTGTATACACAGACTTACAAAAACGTTTGCGTGAATATTAGAACCATTTCCTCGATTGCATCGGAAATGTTCTTAAATAAGGGGGGGgatgtgacgtcctgacgtccacctcacacccatttttaattttttttatttacaatattaattattaatgtataaccgctgatagttatttttgagtgttattgatacttaccatttttgcttcactacttattattaaccacaggcttacgtagagtggtctgttattagtctaaccaagaatattatttacttggcaacctaaccgacacatatattatgttaaaagctttagcttgatactagttttaatataaaaatatatgaagtaattatattaacatatataaagggaaaagaaaatattaaaaggacaaaaacaatatatatgtataacttagttattatgctttatgatagatttatttaattaatttagtcacgtatatatatatatatatatatatatatattttctgaaacataaaaacacaaaaacatacataaaatcagtaaaatatataaaaacagttttatatactctagcagttaaataaaataattttgaaacatttattattaataatttgatagatttataatataatattacgagattggtaatatttaagatcgtttgaactgtaataccatgaaggtttttataggtgtagcaaaaccattgagctacttaatattgtttattatataaaaagtattaatgttagttgtaataattgaaagaattatttaaaaatatatcttattatatggttatatagccattgataagtattacaaatttggcttaatacatttgggttttgacaggataaaatatttaattatttttataacaaagaaacaaatggatttgaaatggattttattatactatagtaaagtcctttgcaagtaggtaattttcgttaaaaccaatagggtcggttattatataaaaacgggaaaaatcaattagttatttaagacaagagtaaaaataatgccggcggaattgagttttattaagtgacggtgtagctttgatagttattataatttacggagacatttggtgttgattgttgtacaaggtcataagttgttattaataacaattaaaggagtaaattttggaattaattttattatacaatgaaatagttttgtgagtgtagtaaattgtattaccacatttgaagtgatttatcgtataaaaaattaatattattttataacataaaaggagaaacattttataagtaaaagaatgtagaatatttgtctacaatcttagtcaaaaagaagtacgtatttaaagttacgaaattgcaataaaattttactaaattttttgggtctaaaatttgaaccgtaaggaaataatttgttataattatattgaagcatctaggtcataagaggaaactaatagggacctcagattttgaaaataatcatttttacggaagtgaccaacaacttttgggaatcatcatttttagctaggctgatggtacctgtgatgaaatttttcttatcgcaccacgggatcattgagaaaccacaaaaattgcaaagtcactatttgttaaacaaatcagcgttatttttcaatatttatagtgtagaaagttttaatgaaatattaatagtttcgaagttacaaagttaaaacaattaaagtcaaaatcaattagtgaacaatttaatataaaaggaaataagttgtttaacccaaaaatattaagaaaagaataaatcgttaattaattatgaataaaagtatattacacatggtattacattcatagtaaggattattgaatttatttaatggaatattttatgttactgagcattaatttaagtatataattattacgcatttaatctgttaataattaagtatattaacaacaccatatacgaacacacttatatatgtgcatataacccataaaagaattattggttatttaagattttatgaattaattaagactaacattgtattggaataataattttatacggtttaattataatattaaacccggcacaccaatagttgctttattactaattttataataaccaaagaatagacgtgcaagtacatacacgtgtatatctatatatataggcatccctatatatataagacaattattggttgagtgagattttataagtttattagaatgaaatcttgaaataataattttagatgatttaattacattattaaaggctcatgataccaataattgattttacaataatttataatgattattatttcactgaatgcgttatattattaagtagacgtatgcagggtcttataataattcatgcataagactaggagcatataagatgcatatgtcaagcgttataattttaaggattaaatttgtgagcattacagaattatttaaatattaatttgaataagacagtgaacacagcgttaagtaacaaaggaataaagatttaaattcacgaaggaatattatttcatgatgactaattgtaaaagacggtgacttgtcggcacctgattgaaataataatccaagaccgctgtcttaatcaaaggttgaatagatatctcgagcaagacatatcggcaggaagttgcagctgccatttgattcggagaaactccggttgattaaaaagcataacagatgagcgataattctgtactgcgaatttcatgttgaacttacgcgtcaaaatacgtttatcttttgtaagcgttgagctcaccgttgagctcatcgtccccactagacgcaccgtgagaccaatcccaccacttaagttttcgatcccaccataagaatcttcgaaaacgaagaaccaatgagttaagtgggcagagcctccctactattttagtttttgctttaa is drawn from Ooceraea biroi isolate clonal line C1 unplaced genomic scaffold, Obir_v5.4 UnassembledTig58, whole genome shotgun sequence and contains these coding sequences:
- the LOC113563526 gene encoding uncharacterized protein LOC113563526, encoding MVTPYELLAIFIKLNNCNIVHRTMKPLSGIMLFVLIPTTYGLIGFDCGGQHLNVTTVSLLGVRDCELKHQSLNTSDTHIQLLQLAEYNYVEVIQCKVEISRVIQYCGMHSHISAVANARLEYLQEVSRVKCYHAFQEGTFSIGLGGIVTKLKPNTTTVHSILLAGTINHDGTCKGTQFSDPYGTWHNVVVDGTVRISLKSSYVPVHLNSGKVMLRSGTVCTLSDGFCIDFDDGYSYWKPMPTSSCNFHQYNVLYEGTAVKMNGIMDTIHQTIYTLVSQDTTFALTAGGSQAVCGYTLLTTEHPKLFILEAEKGNTFAERRDIPVENLDIFTYVNSKFVYVEKHIRHQMTSLYRDVIQQRCELEKEVLKNTLSFATLQPDEFAYRLMKGPGYMAVTAGEAVHVIKCIPVDVIVRRTKECYIELPVTVRNTSLFITPKSHVLTKMGTIRECSYELPTLYRIEDTWIELIPEPRVRRTSLQQLQPMTSMSWNYLTPGPLASSGIYSQADLDKIRDHIMFPAEKPALLNSMARGITGHVMPDDTMSIYNLLDEASLNKIAESTAKRIWGGFITFGSATAGVFGVLLVVRLIKLAIDTMIHGYALHSAYGCSLYVLGAIWSSLTHLLLYLARGTAKRSHTDGRADPEEQRSSEPVEPVLSQSLSQNNPSNQSTSPQVTDSETIVYTDLQKRLREY